The Trypanosoma brucei brucei TREU927 chromosome 9, whole genome shotgun sequence genome includes a window with the following:
- a CDS encoding poly(ADP-ribose) glycohydrolase, putative, with amino-acid sequence MTSHNIVMRQRTLNEFFPQTPSAAGTHGRTIVLPWQEKRDENNSPHGYIGWDIVTAALMESDTTDTSSLRILLQVLYTRKIISETRQVLCFGVLCHVLDHVMTAEERVQFFCFTLPWMKRAVLRGPELFPQEIPILSQSDTHRLLFTHEEASTLLVCGFFSLFQGRSQVHKFGSSTGLHKLSSFNFVRLLCNEKPDRFSSQCAKVQCLLQYFRYCARCTKEVWPCVEIYRVARTSFPDFERSTRAMEPVVISENLLIEESYTNLQVDFANRCIGGGVLSSGCLQEEIRFVTSPELLLSCLVCEELLDNEVVFVAGAASYSVTEGYAKTFRYISGCTPDIIPLSGRMFRVDSCEQGMHVDKVPVKLVGRNDEAPRFVRNTCIVAMDAVDFSDAVDNQFRKDFIIRETHKAFVAFKGIPDSTLSSVHSGPIATGNWGCGAFGGDRELKLLLQWCAASQAGRPLIYSAFGDIALCNGFHKVYKKLREEEWTVGEVFTMILFCSSMFPRPRNQLFECFLTMPWCRLPLGTHLVLI; translated from the coding sequence ATGACTTCTCACAACATAGTGATGAGGCAAAGGACACTAAATGAGTTTTTCCCTCAAACCCCTTCAGCGGCTGGCACACACGGTAGAACAATAGTGCTGCCATggcaggaaaaaagagatgaaaaCAACTCGCCGCATGGTTACATAGGCTGGGATATCGTAACTGCAGCTCTAATGGAGTCGGATACGACAGACACATCAAGCCTCAGAATACTTCTTCAGGTGCTTTATACGCGGAAAATTATTTCTGAAACTCGTCAGGTGCTGTGCTTTGGGGTACTTTGTCATGTTCTCGATCACGTCATGACTGCTGAAGAACGTGtgcagtttttttgtttcactttaCCCTGGATGAAGCGCGCCGTACTCCGGGGACCTGAGTTGTTTCCCCAAGAGATTCCTATTTTATCACAGAGTGATACCCATCGTTTGCTGTTCACACATGAAGAGGCCTCAACACTGCTGGTTTGTggttttttctcccttttccagGGAAGATCTCAGGTGCATAAATTTGGAAGCTCTACTGGGCTACACaaactttcttcctttaacttTGTGCGCCTTCTTTGCAATGAAAAGCCTGATCGGTTTAGCAGTCAATGTGCGAAGGTGCAGTGTTTACTACAGTATTTTAGATATTGCGCTCGTTGCACGAAGGAAGTGTGGCCGTGCGTGGAGATCTATCGCGTTGCACGTACATCCTTTCCTGACTTTGAAAGAAGCACCCGCGCTATGGAGCCTGTCGTAATTTCCGAAAACTTGCTCATTGAAGAGAGTTATACGAACTTACAAGTGGATTTCGCCAACCGGTGTATCGGGGGTGGTGTTTTGTCTTCTGGTTGTCTCCAAGAGGAGATACGCTTCGTCACATCTCCGGAGCTACTTCTTTCTTGTCTCGTTTGTGAGGAGCTGTTAGACAATGAAGTGGTGTTTGTTGCCGGCGCCGCGTCCTACAGTGTTACGGAGGGTTATGCGAAGACTTTCCGTTATATTAGCGGGTGTACACCGGACATTATTCCTTTAAGTGGCCGGATGTTCAGGGTGGATTCATGCGAACAAGGGATGCATGTAGATAAAGTGCCTGTTAAGCTAGTTGGGAGAAATGATGAGGCTCCAAGGTTTGTGCGCAACACGTGTATAGTGGCCATGGACGCAGTCGATTTCAGTGATGCCGTGGACAACCAATTTCGTAAGGATTTTATAATCCGTGAAACCCATAAAGCTTTTGTGGCATTCAAAGGAATTCCTGACAGCACTCTATCATCCGTGCACTCTGGTCCTATTGCGACGGGGAACTGGGGCTGCGGTGCCTTTGGTGGCGATAGAGAACTTAAACTGTTATTACAGTGGTGTGCGGCCTCTCAGGCAGGACGACCGTTAATTTATTCCGCGTTCGGTGATATTGCGTTATGCAATGGTTTTCATAAAGTTTACAAGAAGCTACGCGAAGAGGAATGGACCGTAGGGGAGGTTTTTACTATGATTCTGTTCTGCTCCAGCATGTTTCCGAGACCACGCAACCAGTTGTTTGAGTGCTTCCTCACAATGCCGTGGTGTCGCCTTCCTCTGGGCACACATCTGGTGTTAATTTAG
- a CDS encoding dynein light chain, putative (similar to T complex testis-specific protein 2 (TCTEX-2) (Swiss-Prot:P11985) (Mus musculus;); simlar to GB:AAB58383.1: outer arm dynein light chain, 19K {Chlamydomonas reinhardtii}): protein MQTDFGDATTFSLRPDHKRKFRPNDIRPVVRSLLESRLENEVYKADEMQSISKEIADGVRDRIRSMELERYKIMVHCMIGEQRGQGLRAGCKMFWDSDTDDYFEEVYVTQHLFAVVTVFGLYQY, encoded by the coding sequence ATGCAAACAGATTTTGGAGATGCCACTACTTTTTCCCTGAGGCCGGACCACAAGCGGAAGTTCCGACCGAATGATATCCGCCCAGTTGTTCGTAGCCTTCTTGAATCGAGGCTTGAGAATGAAGTTTACAAGGCGGACGAGATGCAGAGCATTAGCAAAGAAATTGCTGACGGCGTCCGTGATCGGATTCGGTCTATGGAACTTGAGCGATACAAAATAATGGTGCATTGTATGATCGGGGAGCAACGTGGGCAGGGACTTCGCGCTGGTTGCAAAATGTTTTGGGATTCTGATACGGATGACTACTTTGAGGAGGTTTACGTGACTCAACATCTCTTTGCTGTGGTGACGGTATTCGGCCTCTATCAATATTAA